One window of Cohnella hashimotonis genomic DNA carries:
- a CDS encoding DUF4091 domain-containing protein encodes MTHPDAPFETRCLHSLEKVFADEPLRAVPYARGSALKGETYAFQVAYRAPRLTKQIVASAHSTLGDRVSLRSVGLSPAELPSQYDHDDHILRATPGLYPDPLYPIREEKGITGFRHQWRSVWVTVTTDADTPAGNHPVVVRFAGEDGEPLGEERFELEIVDAELPPQTLIHTEWFHGDCLANYYGVEVFGEAHWSLIERYLDTAVRHGMNMVLTPLFTPPLDTAVGGERPTVQLVDVTKDGECYVFGFERLERWIAMCDRVGIRYFEFSHLFTQWGAKHAPKIMADDNGTHRRIFGWDTDSAGEEYRAFLGAFLPCLVTFLRRRELMDRSYFHISDEPLEGHMPWYRSASELMQTHLGELPIIDALTDYAYYEQGLVRRPIPSNDHIGPFLERGVPELWTYYCCAQYKQVSNRFFNMPSARNRVIGIQLYKFRIAGFLHWGYNFWNAQYSVEAIDPYRVTDAGCTFPSGDAFLVYPGADGTPVESIRMEVFQEGLQDLRALQLLESLIGRERVLTMIEEGLEEPLTFSAYPREAAWLLELRESVNSAIKAHIG; translated from the coding sequence ATGACCCACCCCGACGCGCCATTCGAAACCCGGTGCCTGCATTCCCTGGAGAAGGTATTCGCGGACGAACCGCTTCGCGCCGTTCCTTACGCGCGCGGCTCGGCGCTCAAGGGAGAGACCTACGCCTTTCAGGTCGCCTACCGGGCGCCGAGACTGACCAAGCAGATCGTCGCCTCTGCGCATTCCACGCTCGGAGACCGGGTCTCCCTGAGATCCGTGGGATTGTCGCCGGCGGAGCTGCCCAGCCAGTATGACCATGACGACCACATCCTTCGGGCGACGCCGGGTTTGTATCCCGATCCGCTGTACCCGATCCGGGAGGAAAAAGGCATAACCGGTTTTCGCCATCAGTGGCGGTCGGTGTGGGTCACGGTAACGACCGATGCCGACACCCCTGCGGGCAATCATCCCGTCGTCGTCCGGTTCGCGGGCGAGGACGGCGAACCGCTCGGGGAGGAGCGCTTCGAGCTGGAGATCGTGGACGCGGAGCTGCCGCCGCAAACGCTCATCCATACCGAATGGTTCCATGGCGATTGTCTGGCGAATTATTACGGCGTGGAAGTGTTCGGCGAAGCGCACTGGTCGCTGATCGAGCGCTATCTGGATACGGCCGTGCGTCATGGCATGAACATGGTGCTGACGCCGCTGTTCACACCGCCGCTCGATACCGCGGTCGGCGGTGAGCGGCCGACGGTCCAGCTTGTGGACGTAACGAAGGACGGAGAGTGCTACGTATTCGGGTTTGAACGTCTCGAGCGATGGATCGCCATGTGCGACCGCGTCGGCATCCGTTACTTTGAGTTTTCGCATCTGTTCACGCAATGGGGCGCGAAGCACGCGCCCAAGATCATGGCCGACGACAATGGGACGCACAGGCGAATTTTCGGTTGGGACACCGATTCGGCAGGCGAGGAATACCGAGCGTTTCTCGGCGCGTTCCTGCCATGTCTGGTCACCTTCCTTCGCCGGCGCGAACTGATGGACCGCAGCTACTTTCACATTTCCGACGAACCGCTGGAAGGCCATATGCCCTGGTACCGAAGCGCGAGCGAGCTGATGCAGACGCACCTAGGGGAGCTGCCGATCATCGACGCGCTCACCGACTACGCTTATTACGAGCAGGGTCTCGTGCGGCGGCCGATCCCGTCCAACGATCATATCGGACCCTTCCTGGAGCGGGGGGTTCCGGAGCTGTGGACCTACTACTGCTGCGCGCAATACAAGCAGGTGTCCAACCGGTTCTTCAACATGCCGTCAGCCCGCAACCGCGTGATCGGCATCCAGCTGTACAAGTTCCGGATCGCCGGATTCCTGCACTGGGGCTACAACTTCTGGAATGCGCAATATTCGGTCGAGGCGATCGATCCGTACCGCGTGACTGATGCCGGCTGCACGTTTCCTTCCGGCGACGCGTTCCTCGTCTATCCGGGGGCGGACGGCACGCCGGTCGAATCGATCCGCATGGAGGTGTTCCAGGAAGGGCTCCAGGATCTGCGGGCGCTCCAGCTGCTCGAAAGTCTGATCGGGCGCGAGCGCGTACTCACGATGATCGAGGAGGGGCTCGAGGAGCCGCTGACGTTCAGCGCGTATCCCCGCGAAGCCGCATGGCTGCTGGAATTGAGGGAATCGGTCAACTCGGCGATCAAGGCGCATATCGGTTAA
- a CDS encoding S-layer homology domain-containing protein — protein MYKKQRSKLVSSMAALMIALLIFGLIPVAGAQAAEPETIVTDAGNNQSVASVTYSVTGATYYVSTNGDDNAAGSEQEPFQTISQCAEVLQPGDLCLIGSGTYRETVKPAVSGTSDKPITYAAAPGATVVISGTEEIGGWTQDAGHIYVADLPAGMDSLGDQNQLFIRDGGNVTKLWEARWPNIDDYTFPQLKQHVGIASGGSETTLSSDQLTQADDYWVGATMWMRGGDAYDPVSTKITGFDAATHTLSYPLIIQNFDYMWPELGSTFYLSGLRSELDAPHEWYVDSAARKVYLWAPDGGVPENVEIKQRMKTFDLSGRSYIHVEGLQTFAGSIPMDGGASYNVLDGITAEYLYFSTESHGTSVAHQLSGGINISGSNNEIKNSEISYSTGTLVNIDGSNNRLVNNSIHDGSYFAAYDPVVKLTSGSQNLISHNDLYNSGRYLLYWNRGSAEIQYNDFHDGMWLSRDGALIYSWGADMGNSEIHHNLIHDSQGTDMSVGLYFDNFANNAVVHHNVIFNNNVGIQLNTPGNYRLIYNNTVANNDVSSIGYWGSAPYAQELYGSRVYNNIFTNKADLTPDTASGFNVTSASGVNFVDAANRNFRLSAGSTAINTGAVIEGITDGFAGAAPDAGAYEYGGADWTAGPNFNNPPNPSYTQIATPYMNLVKNNGFGTLDSWLVWTQATTTLEQVPNATGNDVWKNRGYQSRLKLGKGGGVEQKVNGLKPNTDYKFVAWVYNEPGETIIVGVTQYGGPDKDISTKEEKYTRIEVPFRTGADITGARVRIYKSNATTGISYADDLGLFEVTPFDSGVSDSLLKEVSINMANTNLTVGGTGTIPLVGKQQDDQAADLSDADVTFTSSDSSVLRIDGVTGGDASYTALAPGQVTVEAIAVKDGITKAATKVVTVFPNGQQSPIGDWSVRTYGTNSRGFATAANSTYTLIGQGDNVWNVSDDFVYFSKPVHVNDTNAKVTLTATIDSLGAGDPASVGLMLRAEDTADSKHVHFRTDGTGKVLRYVFRNEESILDAQKPVAQQKYWGSQTGLLLDYQGKSIDAPFQMKLVKQGDTVEGFYYKENAWVSIGSTTVEFEDGDFLAGIGMFSGANKIPVKAVISKLEVAVEGDTPDPEPSTSPTPTPTPTPTPTPTPTPTTTSTPTPSPVSSPSPTPTPTASPTPTPAPTSGAAIFKDVDAKYGWADEAIGTLAAAGIIQGTNESTFDPAKPITRADFMTLLVRMLSLETDVEGADNFADVSPNDYFFETLAVVKKLGITNGIDGTNFDPRAEISRQDMMVLIARALELTGKLTLSGEPANLSLFKDGSDVPGYAKEAVAELVGAGIVQGSGGQLSPGASATRAETAAMLYRIFKQL, from the coding sequence TTGTACAAGAAACAGAGATCAAAGCTTGTTTCCAGCATGGCGGCACTAATGATTGCGTTATTGATTTTCGGATTGATTCCGGTTGCGGGCGCTCAGGCGGCCGAGCCTGAGACGATCGTTACGGACGCAGGCAACAACCAGAGCGTAGCATCGGTTACGTATAGCGTGACGGGAGCTACGTATTACGTATCGACGAACGGCGACGACAATGCGGCCGGTTCCGAACAAGAGCCGTTCCAGACCATCAGCCAGTGCGCCGAGGTGCTGCAGCCGGGCGATCTGTGCCTGATCGGATCGGGTACTTATCGCGAGACGGTCAAACCGGCCGTCAGCGGAACGAGCGACAAGCCGATTACCTATGCGGCCGCGCCTGGCGCGACGGTCGTCATCAGCGGCACCGAAGAAATCGGCGGCTGGACGCAGGATGCCGGACATATTTATGTTGCGGATCTTCCGGCAGGCATGGACAGCTTGGGCGACCAGAACCAGCTTTTCATTCGGGACGGCGGGAACGTCACGAAGCTATGGGAGGCAAGATGGCCCAATATTGACGACTATACGTTTCCCCAGCTGAAGCAGCATGTCGGGATTGCGAGCGGAGGCTCGGAAACGACGCTGTCCAGCGATCAGCTGACGCAGGCCGACGATTACTGGGTCGGCGCGACGATGTGGATGCGGGGCGGCGACGCTTACGATCCGGTGTCGACCAAGATCACCGGTTTTGACGCAGCAACGCATACGCTAAGCTACCCGCTCATCATTCAGAACTTCGACTACATGTGGCCGGAGCTCGGATCTACCTTCTACCTGTCCGGCCTGCGCAGCGAGCTGGATGCGCCGCACGAATGGTACGTCGACTCGGCAGCGCGCAAGGTATATTTGTGGGCGCCGGACGGCGGCGTGCCCGAGAACGTCGAGATCAAGCAGCGCATGAAGACGTTCGACCTGAGCGGACGCTCGTACATCCATGTCGAAGGGCTGCAGACGTTCGCCGGCAGCATCCCGATGGACGGCGGCGCAAGCTACAACGTGCTCGACGGCATCACGGCCGAGTACTTGTACTTCTCGACCGAATCGCACGGCACGTCCGTCGCCCACCAGCTAAGCGGCGGCATCAACATCAGCGGCAGCAACAACGAGATTAAGAACAGTGAAATTTCCTATTCTACCGGTACGCTGGTCAACATCGACGGCAGCAACAACCGGCTCGTGAACAATTCCATTCACGACGGCAGCTACTTTGCGGCCTACGATCCGGTGGTCAAGCTGACAAGCGGCTCACAGAACCTGATCAGCCACAACGACTTGTATAATTCAGGGCGCTACCTCCTTTACTGGAACCGGGGCAGCGCGGAAATTCAATACAACGACTTCCACGACGGCATGTGGCTGTCCCGCGACGGGGCGCTGATCTACAGCTGGGGCGCAGATATGGGCAACAGCGAGATTCACCACAACCTGATTCACGACAGCCAGGGCACGGACATGAGCGTCGGCCTTTATTTCGACAATTTTGCCAACAATGCGGTCGTGCACCACAACGTGATTTTCAACAATAACGTCGGCATTCAGCTGAACACGCCGGGCAACTACCGGCTCATCTACAATAACACCGTCGCCAACAACGACGTGAGCAGCATCGGGTACTGGGGCTCGGCTCCGTACGCCCAAGAGCTTTACGGCTCGCGCGTCTACAACAACATCTTCACCAACAAGGCGGATCTGACGCCGGATACGGCCAGCGGATTTAATGTCACATCGGCCAGCGGCGTGAACTTCGTCGATGCGGCGAACCGCAACTTCCGTCTAAGCGCCGGTTCTACGGCCATCAATACGGGCGCCGTCATCGAAGGGATTACGGACGGCTTTGCAGGCGCCGCGCCGGATGCGGGCGCATACGAGTACGGCGGCGCGGACTGGACGGCCGGACCGAACTTCAACAACCCGCCGAACCCGTCGTATACGCAGATCGCTACGCCTTATATGAATCTGGTCAAGAACAACGGCTTCGGTACGCTGGACAGCTGGCTCGTATGGACGCAGGCGACGACCACGCTCGAGCAGGTGCCGAACGCGACCGGGAATGACGTATGGAAGAACAGAGGCTACCAGTCCAGGCTGAAGCTCGGCAAGGGCGGCGGCGTCGAACAGAAAGTCAACGGGCTTAAGCCGAACACGGATTATAAGTTCGTCGCTTGGGTCTACAACGAACCGGGCGAAACGATTATCGTCGGCGTGACCCAATACGGCGGCCCAGACAAAGATATCTCGACCAAAGAAGAGAAGTATACGCGCATAGAAGTGCCTTTCCGTACTGGAGCGGATATTACGGGCGCGCGGGTGCGCATTTATAAGAGCAATGCGACGACCGGCATTTCTTATGCGGACGATCTCGGACTGTTCGAGGTTACGCCTTTCGACTCCGGCGTAAGCGATTCGCTGCTCAAGGAAGTAAGCATCAACATGGCGAATACGAACCTTACGGTAGGCGGCACAGGCACGATCCCGCTGGTCGGCAAGCAGCAGGACGACCAGGCTGCGGATCTGTCCGATGCCGACGTCACGTTCACGTCGAGCGACAGCAGCGTTCTGCGCATCGACGGCGTGACCGGCGGCGATGCGTCTTACACGGCGCTGGCGCCGGGACAGGTGACTGTCGAGGCGATCGCCGTCAAGGACGGCATTACGAAGGCGGCTACCAAGGTCGTCACGGTATTCCCGAACGGGCAGCAGTCCCCGATCGGAGACTGGTCCGTGCGGACTTACGGAACGAACAGCCGCGGCTTCGCCACGGCGGCAAACTCGACTTATACGTTGATCGGCCAAGGCGACAACGTTTGGAACGTGTCCGACGACTTCGTGTATTTTAGCAAGCCCGTGCACGTGAACGACACGAATGCGAAGGTTACGCTGACCGCGACCATCGACTCGCTCGGCGCCGGCGATCCGGCTTCGGTCGGCCTGATGCTGCGGGCGGAGGATACGGCGGATTCCAAGCACGTGCATTTCCGCACGGACGGCACCGGCAAGGTGCTTCGTTATGTGTTCCGCAACGAGGAGAGCATTCTGGACGCGCAGAAGCCCGTTGCCCAGCAGAAGTATTGGGGTTCGCAGACCGGTCTGCTGCTGGACTATCAAGGCAAGAGCATCGATGCGCCGTTCCAGATGAAGCTGGTCAAGCAGGGCGATACCGTCGAAGGGTTTTATTATAAAGAAAACGCATGGGTATCGATCGGCAGCACGACCGTCGAATTCGAAGACGGCGACTTCCTGGCCGGCATCGGCATGTTCTCCGGCGCGAACAAGATTCCGGTGAAGGCCGTCATCTCGAAGCTCGAAGTCGCGGTCGAGGGCGACACGCCGGATCCGGAGCCGTCGACATCTCCGACGCCAACGCCGACGCCGACTCCGACGCCAACGCCAACGCCAACGCCGACAACTACGTCGACGCCGACGCCATCTCCGGTATCGTCGCCGTCTCCGACGCCAACGCCGACCGCGTCGCCGACACCTACGCCGGCACCGACATCGGGCGCTGCGATCTTCAAGGATGTAGACGCGAAGTACGGCTGGGCGGACGAAGCGATCGGCACGCTCGCTGCGGCGGGCATCATCCAGGGCACGAACGAATCGACTTTCGATCCGGCCAAGCCGATCACGCGCGCCGACTTTATGACGCTGCTCGTGCGCATGCTGAGCCTCGAGACTGACGTAGAGGGCGCCGACAATTTCGCCGACGTATCGCCGAACGATTATTTCTTCGAGACGCTCGCGGTCGTGAAGAAGCTCGGTATCACCAACGGCATAGACGGCACCAACTTCGATCCGAGAGCGGAGATCTCGCGGCAGGATATGATGGTGCTGATCGCCCGGGCGCTTGAGTTGACGGGAAAGCTGACTTTGTCAGGCGAGCCGGCGAATCTGAGTTTGTTCAAAGACGGCTCCGACGTCCCAGGCTATGCGAAGGAAGCCGTGGCCGAACTGGTCGGCGCGGGTATTGTCCAAGGCAGCGGCGGACAGCTGAGTCCGGGTGCATCCGCGACGCGGGCGGAAACCGCGGCGATGCTGTACCGCATCTTTAAACAGCTGTAA